The following proteins are co-located in the Camelina sativa cultivar DH55 chromosome 12, Cs, whole genome shotgun sequence genome:
- the LOC104731295 gene encoding putative F-box protein At4g22170 — translation MDNKLNPNSHTSPSWSELPLDLLISVFERFSFANFQRSKSVCSSWYSASRHSVPKNQIHWSILFPEDNTNNNNDSHYSCTLYNPDEKDKLYKTQDLGVEFAKNVCKATYGSWLLMKDPLNKLYIVNVFTNERINLPPVELLWKDYELNTTSRQKDTYNGRIKSVRSPVFCIDEKTKDYLVIWGFGFWCVVYSKKGDTSWNKIPETSFCFNMVYRDHKIYFLNFHDVFKIFDFSGEVPQQTFEWMVYVDKWPRVHCHPPDNNWHSNVTTLVVTLTGKVLKVERMWVVSSRTWSLRVFEVYSSDILKKKERRIHSLGDESILLDQGITVLANDTDGFVRNTIYFSDAFCFRNHMFTFNLETQKTEPLHTFDISSFQFSSVQWFVPRFTLT, via the coding sequence ATGGACAATAAgcttaaccctaattctcataCGTCTCCTTCCTGGTCAGAGCTTCCTCTAGATCTCCTGATTTCGGTGTTTGAACGTTTCAGCTTTGCTAATTTCCAACGATCCAAATCAGTATGTTCGTCTTGGTACTCTGCTTCGAGACACTCCGTGCCCAAAAACCAGATCCATTGGTCGATTCTTTTCCCTGaagacaacaccaacaacaacaatgacagCCACTATTCATGCACGTTGTACAACCCCGATGAAAAAGACAAGCTTTACAAAACGCAAGATCTTGGTGTTGAGTTTGCAAAAAACGTTTGTAAGGCAACCTATGGAAGCTGGCTCCTAATGAAGGATCCTCTGAATAAGCTCTACATTGTGAACGTCTTTACCAACGAGAGGATCAATCTACCTCCCGTGGAGTTATTATGGAAAGATTATGAGTTAAACACTACAAGTCGCCAAAAAGATACATACAATGGTAGGATTAAGTCTGTACGATCCCCTGTGTTTTGCATTGACGAGAAAACCAAAGATTATCTAGTTATATGGGGATTTGGATTTTGGTGTGTGGTTTACTCCAAGAAAGGAGATACCTCGTGGAATAAGATCCCGGAAACTTCATTTTGTTTCAACATGGTTTACAGGGATCACAAGATTTACTTCCTAAACTTCCATGATGTAttcaaaatctttgatttttctggAGAGGTTCCACAACAAACCTTTGAGTGGATGGTCTATGTGGACAAATGGCCTCGGGTTCATTGTCATCCACCGGATAACAATTGGCACAGTAATGTCACAACACTTGTAGTCACATTGACAGGAAAAGTCCTCAAGGTTGAACGAATGTGGGTAGTGAGTTCTAGAACCTGGTCCCTCAGGGTTTTCGAGGTTTATTCATCAGACAtcctgaagaaaaaagaacGGCGGATCCATTCGCTGGGAGATGAGTCGATTCTTTTGGATCAAGGCATCACTGTGCTCGCCAATGACACTGATGGATTCGTTAGGAATACAATCTATTTCAGTGATGCATTCTGTTTCAGAAATCATATGTTTACCTTCAATCTTGAGACACAGAAGACGGAGCCTCTGCACACATTTGATATTTCCTCCTTTCAATTCTCTAGCGTTCAATGGTTCGTACCTCGTTTCACGCTTACATGA
- the LOC104733395 gene encoding probable F-box protein At4g22165, producing the protein MYLFFKRVKFVKSFFPPLSALSWRRTLYPNTWSELPLDLLNLVLERLGFADFKRAKSVCSSWYSTSTVTKNQVPLLILFPKDKNNNNSCTLFNPEEKDRLYKTQNLGVEFAKSVCIATYGSWLLMQDPLYNLYILNLFTGERINLPPVESQLGMVKVERTMDDWFHVSQDMITSTSKGMNIGSPVFWINEETKDYIVLWVLEILCVVYAKKGDTSWNQIPNISDYDCDMLYKDHKLFILSDTGTFEILDFSGVMMGNDKTFKQVSLCMDEPWCGTETTKLVATVTRKVLKVEKLWIPSSRTWAFRVFKIFSSGKIKKCKKVDSLGDEAMLLDLGITVPANDIEGFYKNSIYFSGSHEENPTDIFHFNLETQKMELLHKFDCSPAQLSSARWFLPSLTHT; encoded by the coding sequence ATGTACTTATTCTTCAAACGTGTTAAGtttgtaaaatctttttttccGCCGCTCTCAGCATTATCATGGAGAAGAACCCTATACCCTAATACCTGGTCGGAGCTTCCTCTAGATCTCTTGAACTTAGTTTTGGAACGCCTCGGATTTGCTGATTTTAAACGAGCTAAATCCGTGTGTTCGTCTTGGTACTCTACTTCGACCGTGACAAAAAATCAGGTCCCTTTGCTGATTCTCTTccccaaagacaaaaacaacaacaactcatgCACGCTGTTCAATCCCGAGGAAAAAGACAGACTATACAAAACGCAAAATCTTGGTGTTGAATTTGCAAAGAGTGTTTGTATTGCAACCTACGGAAGTTGGCTCCTTATGCAAGATCCTCTGtataatttatacattttgAATCTATTCACTGGCGAGAGGATCAATCTTCCTCCAGTGGAGTCACAGCTTGGCATGGTAAAGGTTGAGCGAACCATGGATGATTGGTTTCACGTTTCACAAGATATGATCACAAGCACTTCCAAAGGTATGAACATAGGCTCCCCTGTGTTTTGGATCAACGAGGAAACCAAGGATTATATAGTTCTATGGGTACTTGAAATATTGTGTGTGGTTTATGCCAAGAAAGGAGATACCTCGTGGAATCAAATTCCCAATATCTCAGATTATGATTGTGACATGCTTTACAAGGATCACAAGCTTTTCATCCTAAGCGACACTGGTACTTTCGAAATCTTAGATTTTTCTGGAGTGATGATGGGCAACGACAAAACTTTCAAGCAGGTAAGCTTATGTATGGATGAACCATGGTGCGGTACTGAGACAACAAAACTTGTAGCTACAGTAACAAGAAAAGTCCTCAAGGTTGAAAAACTGTGGATACCTAGCTCTAGAACCTGGGCCTTCCgggttttcaagattttttcaTCAGGGAAGATCAAGAAATGTAAAAAAGTTGATTCTTTGGGTGACGAGGCAATGCTTTTGGATCTAGGCATCACTGTGCCCGCCAATGACATTGAGGGATTCTATAAAAACTCCATCTATTTTAGTGGTAGTCATGAAGAGAACCCAACTGATATATTTCACTTCAATCTCGAGACACAGAAGATGGAGCTACTGCACAAATTTGATTGTTCACCAGCTCAACTCTCTAGTGCTCGATGGTTCTTACCAAGTTTGACTCACACATGA
- the LOC104733396 gene encoding probable F-box protein At4g22165, producing the protein MEKNRNPNSWSELPLDLLNLAFQRLSFANFQRAKSACSSWYSASRQTVPKNQIPWLMLFPKDKNKDSSSCKLFNPEEKDKLYKTQDLGVEFAKSVCKATYGSWLLMQDTKCNLYMLNPFTRETINLPPVESQLGIEIERTTVNWFRFYHSTVSVDLSVSSPVFWIDEDSKDYIVLWKLQDWCVVFAKKGDNSWNPIPETSNLCDIVYKDHKLYFLSNNGTFKILDFSGVMENKTFKIVVVCSCTGGSYSSSGPPRLSNSWWCLTESKLVVTITGKVLKVEKLWSPSSGTWSFRVIKISPSGYEIVDSLGDEAMLLDLGITVPANDIEGINKNSIYFSGGGHIEKNTIFLFNLETQKMERLHKFACSSSLQLSRARWFLPSFTHK; encoded by the exons ATGGAGAAGAACCGTAACCCTAATTCCTGGTCAGAGCTTCCTCTAGATCTCTTGAACCTAGCTTTCCAACGCCTCAGCTTTGCTAATTTCCAACGAGCTAAATCCGCGTGTTCGTCGTGGTACTCTGCTTCGAGACAAACCGTGCCCAAAAATCAGATCCCTTGGCTGATGCTCTTCcctaaagacaaaaacaaagacagTTCTTCATGCAAGCTTTTCAATCCCGAGGAAAAAGACAAACTTTACAAAACGCAAGATCTTGGTGTTGAATTCGCAAAGAGTGTTTGTAAGGCAACTTATGGAAGTTGGCTTCTTATGCAAGATACAAAGTGTAATCTATACATGTTGAATCCATTCACCCGCGAGACGATCAATCTTCCTCCTGTGGAATCACAACTTGGCATAGAAATTGAACGAACCACAGTTAATTGGTTTCGCTTTTATCACAGTACCGTGTCCGTAGATTTGAGTGTAAGTTCCCCTGTGTTTTGGATTGACGAGGATTCAAAAGATTATATAGTTCTGTGGAAACTTCAAGACTGGTGTGTGGTTTTTGCCAAGAAAGGAGATAACTCGTGGAATCCGATTCCCGAAACTTCAAATCTTTGTGACATTGTTTACAAGGATCACAAGCTTTACTTCCTAAGCAACAATGGTACTTTCAAAATCTTAGATTTTTCTGGAGTGATGGAGAATAAAACTTTCAAGATAGTAGTAGTATGCTCCTGTACAGGTGGATCTTATTCAAGTTCTGGTCCTCCTCGACTAAGTAATTCATGGTGGTGCCTTACTGAGTCAAAACTTGTAGTCACAATAACAGGAAAAGTCCTCAAGGTTGAAAAACTGTGGAGTCCTAGCTCTGGAACCTGGTCCTTCCGGGTTATCAAGATTTCTCCATCAGG ATATGAAATTGTTGATTCTTTGGGTGACGAGGCAATGCTTTTGGATCTAGGCATCACTGTACCGGCCAATGACATTGAAGGAATCAATAAAAATTCAATCTATTTCAGTGGTGGTGGTCATATTGAAAAGAACACAATATTTCTCTTCAATCTCGAGACACAGAAGATGGAGCGGTTGCACAAATTTGCTTGTTCGTCGTCCCTTCAACTCTCTAGAGCTCGATGGTTCTTACCTAGTTTCACTCACAAGTGA
- the LOC104733397 gene encoding putative F-box protein At4g22660: MENKHNPNFLSADVSSYWSDLPIDLLTSVLEQLTFANFQRAKSVCSSWYSASREVVSKNHQILWLILFPEEDDNNNSYCTLFSPEEKHKLYKTQDLGVEFAKSVCIATYGSWLLTTTKTCLMRDPRYNLYILNLFTHEKIDLPSVESQLGTTKIERGLDDWFLVSNDQFERKVKDFGVRSPVIWIDEKTKEDYIVLWGLGSWCVFYAKKGDTSWNQVPGLSHCLDMVYKDHKLYFSSTINSFTILDFSGEIPQKIFQCDMQLFRFELRRRHRLSSRPSNAWFVAETKLVVTVTGDVLKVQRMIRPRSGSESFRVYKVYSSAGFPIYEQVDSLGDEAMLLDLGVTVLVDKKVEGLHRNSIYFSGIQGKKKNEIVFFNFETQKMESLKKIDCSSVKLSKARWFLPSFTRT; encoded by the exons ATGGAGAATAAGCATAACCCTAATTTTCTCAGCGCAGATGTATCCAGCTACTGGTCCGATCTTCCTATAGATCTTTTGACTTCAGTGTTGGAACAACTCACCTTTGCTAATTTCCAACGAGCTAAATCTGTATGCTCCTCTTGGTACTCTGCTTCCAGAGAAGTCGTATCCAAAAACCATCAGATCCTTTGGCTGATTCTCTTCCCGGAAGAAGACGACAACAACAATTCATATTGCACGTTGTTCAGTCCCGAGGAAAAACACAAACTCTACAAAACGCAAGATCTTGGCGTTGAATTTGCCAAGAGTGTGTGTATAGCAACCTATGGAAGCTGGCTCCTCACTACAACAAAAACG TGCCTTATGCGAGATCCACGGTACAATCTCTacattttgaatctttttaccCACGAAAAGATTGATCTGCCATCTGTGGAGTCACAACTTGGAACAACAAAGATTGAGCGAGGTTTAGATGATTGGTTTCTCGTTTCTAATGATCAATTCGAAAGGAAGGTCAAAGATTTTGGTGTGCGATCCCCTGTGATTTGGATTGACgagaaaaccaaagaagatTATATAGTTCTTTGGGGACTTGGAAGTTGGTGTGTGTTTTATGCCAAGAAAGGAGATACCTCGTGGAACCAGGTTCCGGGATTATCGCATTGTCTTGACATGGTTTACAAGGATCACAAGCTTTACTTCTCTAGCACCATAAATAGTTTCACAATCTTAGATTTTTCTGGAGAGATTCCTCAAAAAATCTTTCAATGTGATATGCAGCTGTTTAGATTTGAGCTTCGTCGTAGACATAGACTAAGTAGTAGACCAAGTAATGCATGGTTCGTTGCTGAGACAAAACTGGTAGTCACAGTAACAGGAGATGTCCTCAAGGTTCAAAGAATGATAAGACCTAGGTCTGGATCCGAGTCTTTCCGTGTCTACAAAGTTTATTCATCAGCAGGGTTCCCCATATATGAACAAGTTGATTCTTTGGGCGATGAGGCAATGCTTCTGGATCTAGGTGTCACTGTACTCGTCGATAAAAAAGTTGAGGGACTCCATAGAAATTCCATCTATTTCAGTGGTATtcaaggaaagaagaaaaatgaaattgtttttttcaatttcgaGACACAAAAGATGGAGTCActgaaaaaaattgattgttcGTCAGTTAAACTCTCTAAAGCTCGATGGTTTTTACCAAGTTTCACGCGTACATGA
- the LOC104731298 gene encoding uncharacterized protein At4g22160-like — MSGKDGSNDPHSSDSETESNSSLDSGTESNMSSDSTTSTGLSAIIRVLSDSLLRTELAEMEMIKAREAARLEAEKRRLEMEVELTRMVLQTHLQAAASLLVGEQKISPAGRRRKRSEEGEEHDEPSSSTTREKSLALLGLLQLNLIFWNSLT, encoded by the exons ATGTCCGGTAAAGATGGTTCCAATGATCCTCATAGCTCCGACTCAGAGACTGAGTCAAACTCGAGTTTAGATTCCGGGACCGAGTCGAACATGAGCTCTGACTCGACAACTTCCACAGGACTGTCGGCGATCATACGAGTCTTGTCTGATTCTCTGCTTCGAACGGAATTGGCGGAGATGGAGATGATCAAGGCTCGTGAAGCAGCTAGGTTGGAAGCTGAGAAGAGGAGGTTGGAAATGGAAGTAGAGTTGACTCGGATGGTGCTTCAGACTCATTTGCAAGCGGCGGCGTCGTTACTCGTCGGAGAACAGAAGATTTCTCCGGCAgggaggaggagaaagagatcagaagaaggtgaagaacaCGATGAgccctcctcctccaccacaag GGAAAAGAGTTTAGCTTTGTTGGGATTACTTCAACTTAACCTGATTTTTTGGAACTCTTTGACCTga
- the LOC104731299 gene encoding plant UBX domain-containing protein 3-like — translation MSSKDKKPSKPTSGRTGGIRTLSDLNRRSGPDSDSDSDGPQEYYTGGEKSGMLVQDPTKEPKHDDVDEIFNQARQLGADEGPLERPSSSRSFTGTGRLLSGDSVPTALQQPEPVIHNIIFWSNGFTVDDGPLRKLDDPENASFLDSIRKSECPKELEPADKRAPVHVNLMRRDEKCPEREKPKVAFQGVGRTLGGASSSTASSLDSLISEVAAVSSPSQSFVVDETLPSTSIQLRLGDGTRIVAKFNSHHTVNDIRAFIESSRPGNAINYTLQVMGFPPKPLTDPSQTIDQAGLANSVVIQKF, via the exons ATGTCGTCTAAGGACAAGAAACCGTCGAAGCCAACGAGTGGTCGGACTGGTGGTATCCGTACGCTTTCCGATCTGAACCGTAGATCAGGACCTGATTCCGATAGTGACTCCGATGGACCTCAGGAGTATTACACCGGTGGTGAGAAAAG TGGTATGCTTGTTCAGGATCCTACGAAAGAACCAAAACACGATGATGTTGATGAGATTTTCAATCAAGCAAGGCAACTAGGAGCTGATGAAGGACCTCTTGAGCGTCCTTCTAGTTCTAGAAGCTTTACTGGTACCGGGAGGTTGCTTTCTGGAGATAGTGTGCCAACTGCTCTTCAACAGCCTGAGCCTGTGATTCACAATATTATTTTCTGGTCTAACGGATTCACTGTTGATGATGGACCTTTGAGGAAGTTGGATGATCCTGAGAACGCTTCGTTTCTTGAT AGCATTCGGAAGTCTGAATGCCCAAAGGAGCTTGAGCCTGCTGATAAAAGAGCTCCAGTACATGTCAATCTAATGAGAAGAGACGAGAAATGCCCC GAGCGAGAGAAACCTAAGGTTGCATTTCAAGGAGTTGGAAGGACTCTAGGTGGTGCCAGCTCATCAACAGCTTCAAGCCTAGACAGCCTAATATCCGAGGTAGCAGCGGTTTCATCACCGTCACAGAGCTTTGTAGTAGATGAAACTCTTCCATCCACCTCGATCCAGCTTAGGCTCGGTGATGGGACACGTATAGTAGCTAAGTTCAACAGCCATCACACTGTCAACGACATTCGTGCGTTCATTGAGTCTTCTCGACCAGGGAATGCAATCAATTACACACTACAGGTCATGGGGTTCCCACCAAAGCCACTTACTGACCCTTCTCAGACCATTGATCAAGCCGGTCTCGCAAATTCTGTTGTCATTCAGAAATTCTAG
- the LOC104731300 gene encoding chromatin remodeling protein EBS-like — protein MAKTRPGVASKIKPGRKELDSYTIKGTNKLVRVGDCVLMRPSDAGKPPYVARVEKIEADARNNVKVHCRWYYRPEESLGGRRQFHGAKELFLSDHFDVQSAHTIEGKCIVHTFKNYTRLENVGAEDYYCRFEYKAATGAFTPDRVAVYCKCEMPYNPDDLMVQCEGCKDWYHPACVGMTIEEAKKLDHFVCAECSSDDDVKKSQNGFNSSPADDVKVETKRRKR, from the exons ATGGCGAAAACTCGACCTGGTGTCGCCTCGAAAATTAAGCCGGGGAGGAAGGAGCTGGACTCTTATACCATCAAGGGCACCAACAAACTTGTGAGAG TGGGAGATTGTGTGTTGATGCGCCCATCAGATGCTGGTAAACCACCATATGTGGCCCGTGTCGAGAAGATTGAAGCTGATGCTAGGAACAATGTGAAGGTGCACTGTCGATGGTATTACCGCCCTGAGGAGTCCCTTGGTGGTAGGAGACAATTTCATGGAGCCAAAGAGCTTTTCTTGTCTGACCATTTTGATGTTCAAAGCGCACACACCATTGAGGGAAAATGCATTGTTCACACCTTCAAAAACTACACGAGGCTTGAAAACGTTGGGGCGGAAGATTATTATTGTAGATTCGAGTACAAGGCTGCTACTGGCGCGTTTACCCCTGATCGAGTTGCTGT GTACTGCAAATGTGAAATGCCTTACAATCCAGATGATCTCATGGTGCAGTGTGAAGGCTGCAAAGACTG GTACCATCCTGCGTGTGTTGGCATGACGattgaagaagcaaagaagctTGATCACTTTGTGTGTGCTGAATGCAGTTCTGATGATGATGTCAAAAAATCTCAGAACGGGTTTAATTCATCTCCAGCTGATGATGTCAAG GTGGAAACGAAGCGCAGAAAAAGATAA